A window of Lepus europaeus isolate LE1 chromosome 11, mLepTim1.pri, whole genome shotgun sequence contains these coding sequences:
- the LOC133769460 gene encoding olfactory receptor 10G3: protein MEKANSSLLAEFILIGIPYPPGLRTFLFVLFLLIYMLTQLGNLLILVTVWADPQLHARPMYIFLGVLSIIDMSISSIIVPRLMMNFTSGIKPIPFGGCIAQLYFYHFLGSTQCFLYTLMAYDRYLAICRPLHYPVLMTAKLSALLVAGAWVAGSIHGALQAILTFRLPYCGSNQVDYFFCDIPAVLRLACADTSVNELVTFVDIGVVVASCFSLILLSYVQISRAILRIRTADGRRRAFSTCGAHVTVVTVYYVPCAFIYLRPETSSPLSEAAALFPTAITPFLNPLIYTLRNQEVKLALRRMIGGSRAKSEL, encoded by the coding sequence ATGGAAAAAGCTAACAGCTCGCTGCTAGCTGAATTCATCCTCATAGGCATTCCCTATCCACCCGGGCTCAGGACATtcctttttgtgttgtttttgctAATCTACATGCTGACTCAGTTGGGGAACCTGCTTATCCTAGTCACTGTCTGGGCAGACCCGCAGCTCCATGCCCGCCCCATGTACATCTTCCTTGGTGTCCTGTCCATCATCGACATGAGCATCTCTTCCATCATCGTCCCTCGCCTCATGATGAACTTCACTTCGGGCATCAAACCCATCCCATTCGGTGGCTGTATCGCTCAGCTTTATTTCTACCACTTCCTGGGCAGCACCCAGTGCTTCCTCTACACCTTGATGGCTTACGATAGGTACCTGGCCATATGTCGGCCCCTGCACTACCCTGTACTCATGACTGCTAAGCTGAGTGCCTTGCTCGTGGCTGGAGCTTGGGTGGCTGGCTCCATCCATGGGGCTCTCCAGGCTATACTAACCTTTCGCCTGCCCTACTGTGGGTCCAATCAAGTAGATTACTTCTTCTGTGACATCCCTGCAGTTCTGAGGCTGGCCTGTGCTGACACCTCGGTCAACGAGCTGGTGACCTTTGTGGACATTGGGGTGGTGgtggccagctgcttctccttgaTCCTCCTCTCCTATGTCCAGATCAGTCGGGCCATCCTGAGGATCCGGACAGCTGATGGGCGGCGCCGGGCCTTTTCCACTTGTGGAGCCCATGTCACCGTGGTCACTGTGTACTACGTGCCCTGTGCCTTCATCTACCTGAGGCCTGAAACCAGCAGCCCCCTGAGCGAGGCAGCTGCTCTGTTCCCCACAGCCATCACGCCTTTCCTCAACCCCCTCATCTACACTCTGCGGAACCAGGAGGTGAAGCTGGCCCTGAGGAGAATGATAGGGGGCTCAAGGGCAAAGAGTGAGCTTTGA